In a genomic window of Telopea speciosissima isolate NSW1024214 ecotype Mountain lineage chromosome 5, Tspe_v1, whole genome shotgun sequence:
- the LOC122663231 gene encoding uncharacterized protein LOC122663231, which produces MEFPITFMTDKQKGLSQAIAQIFSYANHRHCARHLHNNFKVNYPGALLKSHFWVAVRAYNPIQFQRSMNAMKSLNKEAHDWLMKNPVSAWTRHAFDHRIKSDHVANNMTESFNQWIGQSRSKPILTLIDEIRLRLMGRLHKRDEMGVSFVDRVTPQMKKRLDIVQSESRFCIVYPASTNQFEVQDGRYKFVVNLENSYCDCGVWSATGLPCKHGAASINFKRKKIEDYCDEYFTVETYLEAHQTMIHPLPDVSLLLDDDNDGNLILQPPPLRRLCFHGKQKSNKHCETSSSQRVTRSMASSTTSVVTAQEHRLAKMATKLAKKKARRAEKATHGPHEPGPF; this is translated from the exons ATGGAGTTTCCTATCACATTCATGACTGATAAACAAAAG GGACTCTCCCAAGCAATAGCACAGATATTTTCATATGCCAACCATAGGCATTGTGCCAGACATCTGCACAACAACTTTAAAGTGAATTATCCTGGTGCACTATTAAAGAGCCATTTCTGGGTTGCTGTCAGAGCCTACAATCCCATTCAGTTCCAGAGGTCAATGAATGCCATGAAGTCTCTCAATAAGGAAGCCCATGACTGGTTGATGAAAAATCCAGTATCAGCATGGACTAGACATGCATTTGACCATAGGATCAAGAGTGACCATGTCGCTAACAATATGACAGAGTCTTTCAACCAGTGGATAGGACAGTCAAGAAGCAAACCAATCCTTACCTTGATTGATGAGATAAGGTTGAGATTGATGGGTAGGTTACATAAGAGAGATGAAATGGGTGTCTCATTTGTGGATAGGGTGACACCACAAATGAAGAAGAGATTGGACATAGTACAAAGTGAGTCCAGATTTTGTATAGTTTATCCTGCATCCACAAATCAGTTTGAGGTACAAGATGGGAGGTACAAGTTTGTAGTCAATTTGGAGAATAGTTATTGTGATTGTGGAGTGTGGAGTGCTACAGGACTACCTTGCAAACATGGTGCAGCATCAATTAattttaagagaaaaaagataGAAGATTACTGTGATGAATATTTTACAGTAGAAACATATCTAGAAGCACATCAGaccatgatacacccattacCAGATGTAAGCCTCCTGTtggatgatgataatgatggcaATCTTATCTTGCAGCCTCCACCATTGAGGAG GTTATGTTTTCAT GGAAAGCAGAAGAGTAATAAACATTGTGAAACCAGCTCATCTCAAAGGGTGACAAGGTCAATGGCATCTTCTACAACCTCAGTTGTCACTGCACAAGAGCATAGATTAGCAAAAATGGCTACCAAGTTAGCCAAGAAGAAGGCAAGGAGGGCTGAGAAAGCTACCCATGGTCCTCATGAACCTGGACCATTCTGA
- the LOC122663232 gene encoding L-type lectin-domain containing receptor kinase IX.1-like, translating into MTKNTSAISHCDFEDHRRPLEQLRFRRREKTSGTTAILRAREDLWNISLETPTKLKAGTSRLQTLLGSVCTSPSKLQLQDSNRNHGSYIIRELASPISKAYHFHYSRSSSVLVIVFLAFNPPATSLSFNFPSFNYSVWGTNGTIVPQKDAQLSDPIIDLTRNRQEQSSNDSQGRVLYNAPVQLWDKKTGKLTNFTTHFSFTFRNSLGYENYCYSYYYCVGDGLTFFLAPYDSEIHDYIEGGGLGLFNSTPESSNSTINNSIVAVEFDTFKNDWDPDENHIGIDINSIISVNYSSCNGNLWTWMRNHSRPWEALVSYDSSSQNLSVVLTCADKTLSCEICSLNYNVNLRDHLPEKVTVGFSASTGFAYELHQLNSWDFSSSLEIDINSNNNTGATNFNSSLGIDNSNNTVTSSKNKLGMVVGLAVGGAAMITVLGLFSFFRWRKNREHKPDDDDDDDVALDVPTGPREFSYPELARATSNFDEKQKLGEGGFGGVYRGFLSDLNMELAVKRISKGSKQGIKEYGSEVKIISRLRHRNLVHLLGWCHQRQELLLVYEFMPNGSLDFHLFRNRGSLAWELRYKIALDLASALQYLHEGWDQCVIHRDIKSSNVILDSNFNAKLGDFGLARLVDNENGTQTTNVASTTMGGWLVEHGKGTQTTNVAGTMGYMAPEYVVSGKASKESDVYSFGIVLLEIACGRKAIGMTADPNEVSLVKWVWELYGNGKHLEAADPSLCKDSEKQQLECMIVVGLWCAQQDYNLRPSIGQAIHILKFDAQLPILPYYKVSVSSPLYRNTFSITSSQGSTECDTSHTQCTSKSCTTNSTKLNMSSFASTSASSSLLNNTW; encoded by the exons ATGACAAAGAACACCTCTGCGATTTCTCACTGCGATTTTGAAGACCATAGAAGACCTTTGGAACAACTGCGATTTCGAAGGCGAGAGAAGACCTCTGGAACAACTGCGATTTTGAGGGCAAGAGAAGACCTTTGGAACATCTCACTGGAAACTCCAACGAAGTTGAAGGCAGGAACTTCTCGTCTGCAAACCCTCCTTGG TTCTGTTTGCACTAGCCCatccaagcttcagcttcaagACTCTAACCGAAATCATGGCTCATATATTATCAGGGAATTGGCATCACCAATCTCCAAAGCTTATCACTTTCATTATTCTCGTTCTTCATCAGTTCTCGTTATTGTATTTCTTGCTTTTAACCCTCCCGCAACATCATTGAGTTTCAACTTCCCCAGTTTCAATTATTCAGTTTGGGGTACTAATGGTACCATCGTGCCCCAGAAAGATGCACAACTCTCTGATCCAATCATCGATCTCACAAGAAACCGACAGGAGCAATCCAGTAATGATAGTCAGGGTAGAGTGTTGTATAATGCTCCAGTTCAGCTCTGGGACAAGAAGACGGGAAAACTAACCAACTTCACCACCCatttctccttcaccttcaGAAATTCCTTAGGCTACGAGAATTATTGCTACTCATATTACTACTGCGTCGGAGATGGGCTTACTTTCTTCCTTGCTCCTTATGATTCTGAAATACACGATTATATAGAAGGTGGTGGTCTTGGTCTTTTCAACTCCACACCAGAAAGCAGTAATTCAACAATTAATAATTCCATCGTTGCAGTGGAGTTCGATACTTTCAAGAACGATTGGGACCCAGATGAGAATCACATAGGTATTGACATCAATTCCATTATATCTGTGAATTATAGCTCATGTAATGGTAATCTATGGACTTGGATGAGAAATCATTCTAGGCCATGGGAGGCGTTGGTCAGTTATGATTCAAGTTCCCAAAACTTGAGTGTTGTTTTGACTTGTGCTGATAAAACTCTTTCTTGTGAGATCTGTAGCCTTAACTACAATGTTAATCTGAGAGATCATCTTCCAGAAAAGGTCACTGTAGGGTTTTCTGCATCCACAGGATTTGCCTACGAACTACATCAGCTCAACTCCTGGGACTTTAGTTCCAGTTTGGAAATTGATATTAATTCCAATAATAACACGGGAGCAACCAACTTCAATTCGAGTTTGGGAATTGATAATTCGAATAATACGGTAACATCCAGCAAAAACAAGTTAGGAATGGTGGTCGGATTGGCTGTCGGTGGAGCGGCCATGattactgttttgggtttgttttcatttttcagGTGGAGAAAGAACAGAGAACATAAaccagatgatgatgatgatgatgatgtggccTTAGATGTGCCCACAGGACCTAGGGAGTTCTCCTATCCTGAATTGGCTAGAGCAACTAGTAACTTTGATGAGAAACAAAAGCTAGGAGAGGGAGGATTTGGTGGTGTTTATAGAGGTTTTTTGAGCGATCTCAACATGGAACTTGCTGTGAAGAGGATCTCTAAAGGGTCTAAACAAGGGATAAAGGAATATGGATCGGAGGTGAAGATCATTAGTCGATTGCGGCATAGGAACCTTGTGCACCTTCTTGGTTGGTGTCACCAACGGCAGGAGCTACTTCTTGTGTATGAGTTCATGCCCAATGGAAGCCTTGATTTCCATCTATTTCGAAACAGGGGATCCTTGGCATGGGAATTGAGGTACAAGATAGCTCTAGACTTAGCCTCTGCATTACAATATTTGCACGAAGGGTGGGATCAATGTGTCATCCACAGAGATATAAAATCCAGCAATGTAATTTTAGATTCCAATTTCAATGCTAAACTAGGAGATTTCGGTCTGGCTAGGCTTGTGGATAATGAGAATGGGACACAAACAACCAATGTAGCTAGTACCACCATGGGAGGATGGTTAGTGGAACATGGGAAAGGGACACAAACAACCAATGTAGCTGGTACCATGGGATACATGGCACCTGAATATGTTGTTAGTGGGAAGGCTAGTAAAGAATCTGATGTCTATAGCTTTGGCATTGTTCTCTTGGAAATTGCTTGTGGGAGAAAGGCCATTGGGATGACGGCTGATCCAAATGAAGTAAGTTTAGTAAAATGGGTTTGGGAGCTCTATGGAAATGGAAAGCATCTCGAAGCGGCTGACCCAAGTCTATGTAAGGATTCTGAGAAGCAGCAATTAGAGTGCATGATTGTTGTTGGGCTATGGTGTGCTCAACAAGACTACAATCTCCGACCTTCTATTGGACAAGCTATACATATTCTAAAATTTGATGCTCAACTGCCCATTCTCCCATATTATAAGGTAAGTGTTTCTTCTCCATTGTATAGGAATACATTCTCGATTACATCTTCCCAGGGTTCTACGGAATGTGATACAAGTCATACCCAATGTACGTCCAAAAGCTGCACCACTAATTCAACCAAGTTAAACATGTCATCATTTGCTTCAACTTCAGCCTCGTCTTCCCTCTTGAATAATACATGGTAA